In a single window of the Acidobacteriota bacterium genome:
- a CDS encoding DNA gyrase inhibitor YacG: MLIIKCPECGKDVDFHASEFRPFCSERCKLLDFGAWADESYSLPAEATSLSEEDIEAVERAQREKERQ, encoded by the coding sequence ATGCTGATAATAAAATGCCCCGAATGCGGGAAAGACGTTGATTTTCACGCGAGCGAATTCCGGCCGTTCTGTTCGGAGCGCTGCAAGCTGCTTGATTTCGGTGCGTGGGCGGACGAAAGTTACAGCCTGCCCGCTGAAGCAACTTCGCTGTCAGAAGAGGACATCGAAGCCGTCGAGCGAGCACAAAGGGAGAAAGAGCGGCAATGA
- a CDS encoding M48 family metalloprotease has translation MKTTFMIRKHLSAALAVLIAATPILVLGQQTQVSMPKNKYKVEEDIKLGRDAANQVEQQFPLLNDREAVEYVQRVGRRLVDSIPRQFNQPAFDYRFQIVNASDLNAFALPGGPMYVNRGMIEKARNEGEMAGVMAHEISHVALRHATAQATKQSSAKNTLGMLGMIIGGAILGGEAGAQLGMLGAAAWMTKYSREYETQSDVLGAQIMANAGYDPRDLANVFRTIAEDGKGRGGPEWLSSHPDPGNRFEKINREAQYLTIRPYPNNDWRAFGRIQERLRSMPPARTMAEIERDYKAGQGQGDQNPTASGRYSNNVQFPSTRLRTYSGLNWLRVNVPTNWRDFPSGDSVMFSPDGAYGNQGITHGAMLGIYRGSTRRLENDTEEYVRGILQANNFLRQRDQFSRTTLAGRQGATTTLAGRSPITGRTEVVYIHTTMLRNGELFYVASVVPEDQMSRYQNTFRNMLNSIRLNDGGLGLR, from the coding sequence ATGAAAACTACATTTATGATCAGAAAACATCTTTCGGCAGCACTGGCGGTCTTGATCGCGGCAACGCCGATACTCGTTCTCGGACAGCAGACACAGGTCAGCATGCCGAAGAACAAATACAAGGTGGAAGAGGACATCAAGCTCGGGCGTGACGCCGCAAATCAGGTCGAACAGCAGTTCCCGCTTCTCAATGACCGAGAGGCAGTTGAGTATGTCCAGCGGGTAGGACGCCGATTGGTGGATTCAATTCCGCGTCAGTTCAACCAGCCCGCATTTGACTATCGTTTTCAGATCGTAAATGCGAGCGACCTTAATGCCTTCGCTCTGCCCGGCGGACCGATGTACGTGAACCGCGGCATGATCGAAAAGGCACGCAACGAAGGCGAGATGGCCGGCGTGATGGCGCACGAGATCTCGCACGTCGCACTGCGGCACGCAACCGCACAGGCAACGAAGCAGTCTAGCGCCAAAAACACGCTCGGAATGTTGGGCATGATCATCGGCGGTGCGATACTCGGCGGCGAAGCCGGTGCTCAACTCGGCATGCTTGGTGCCGCAGCGTGGATGACGAAATACAGCCGCGAATACGAGACACAATCTGATGTATTGGGTGCACAGATAATGGCGAACGCGGGATATGACCCGCGCGACCTCGCGAATGTTTTCCGCACTATTGCCGAGGACGGAAAAGGACGCGGCGGCCCGGAATGGCTGTCGTCGCACCCGGATCCCGGCAATCGTTTCGAGAAGATAAACCGCGAAGCTCAGTACCTGACCATTCGCCCGTATCCGAATAACGACTGGCGTGCATTCGGCAGAATTCAGGAACGGCTGCGGTCGATGCCGCCGGCTAGAACGATGGCTGAGATCGAGCGCGACTACAAAGCCGGGCAAGGCCAAGGCGATCAAAATCCCACTGCCTCGGGACGCTATTCGAATAACGTCCAGTTTCCGTCAACGCGGCTCCGCACTTACTCCGGCCTGAACTGGCTCCGCGTGAACGTGCCGACGAACTGGCGCGATTTTCCGTCGGGTGACAGCGTGATGTTCTCGCCGGACGGTGCTTACGGAAATCAGGGCATCACTCACGGAGCGATGCTCGGAATTTACCGAGGCTCGACGCGAAGGCTCGAGAACGACACCGAGGAATACGTCCGCGGCATTCTGCAGGCGAACAACTTCCTGCGACAGCGTGACCAATTCTCGCGGACAACCCTCGCCGGCCGCCAAGGAGCGACGACAACGCTTGCGGGCCGTTCTCCGATCACTGGCCGCACAGAGGTCGTTTACATTCACACGACCATGCTGCGAAACGGTGAGCTGTTCTATGTGGCGTCGGTTGTTCCGGAGGATCAGATGTCGCGTTATCAGAACACGTTCCGCAATATGCTGAACTCGATCCGGCTTAACGACGGCGGTTTGGGCCTTCGTTAA
- a CDS encoding MFS transporter translates to MPRNVVALSAVAFLNDVSSEIIYPLLPAFLFLSLGATPFAIGLIEGFAESVSSLLKLVSGYLSDKFNKRKLPVFFGYSLSAMTRPLLAFASSWPQVLVVRIADRTGKGIRGAPRDALIAESVPQKERGFAFGFNRAADHLGAVFGPIAAFFLLWLFAADPENPAIGEYQKVFLVAAIPVVIGLFVIAVFVREKDAVVSPHETAEPLKFSLKGFDGNFKRFLFVIALFTLSNSTDAFLLLRAADAGVTPVEIPLLWMTLHLSKVASSLVGGDLSDRLGRKKVIIAGWVVYAAVYAGFAFVDSAWQVWALFIIYGVYFGLTEGVEKAFVADMVSERLRGTAYGLYNLAFGITVFPASLLFGLIWYEFGAPSAFLTSALISFAAIGLITTVRPAHRH, encoded by the coding sequence ATGCCGCGAAACGTCGTGGCGCTTAGTGCGGTCGCGTTTCTCAACGACGTCTCCAGCGAGATAATCTATCCGCTTCTTCCGGCTTTCCTTTTCCTGAGCCTCGGAGCAACGCCCTTCGCCATTGGCCTTATCGAAGGCTTTGCCGAATCAGTCTCAAGCCTGCTCAAGCTTGTCTCCGGCTATTTAAGCGACAAATTCAATAAGCGCAAGCTGCCGGTGTTTTTCGGATATTCGCTTTCGGCGATGACACGCCCGCTGCTTGCGTTTGCCTCGAGCTGGCCGCAGGTTCTCGTCGTCCGCATTGCAGACCGAACCGGCAAAGGTATCCGCGGAGCGCCGCGAGACGCCCTTATCGCCGAAAGCGTACCCCAAAAAGAGCGCGGATTTGCATTCGGCTTCAACCGTGCCGCGGATCACCTCGGTGCCGTGTTCGGCCCCATCGCGGCGTTCTTTTTGTTGTGGCTCTTTGCAGCCGACCCTGAAAATCCTGCTATCGGCGAATATCAAAAGGTGTTTTTGGTCGCTGCCATTCCTGTAGTGATCGGGCTTTTCGTTATCGCGGTTTTCGTGCGGGAAAAAGACGCTGTCGTTTCGCCGCACGAAACGGCGGAACCGCTGAAATTTTCTCTAAAAGGTTTCGACGGCAACTTCAAACGCTTTCTATTCGTCATCGCACTTTTCACTCTGTCGAACTCGACGGACGCGTTCTTGCTGCTGCGGGCCGCGGACGCGGGCGTTACGCCGGTCGAGATACCGCTGCTGTGGATGACGCTGCATCTCAGTAAGGTCGCGAGTTCACTTGTCGGCGGCGACCTGTCCGACCGTCTCGGGCGCAAGAAAGTGATAATCGCAGGTTGGGTGGTTTATGCGGCGGTCTATGCCGGCTTCGCATTTGTCGATTCTGCGTGGCAGGTGTGGGCTCTGTTCATCATTTACGGAGTATATTTCGGCCTGACCGAAGGCGTCGAAAAAGCGTTCGTTGCTGACATGGTAAGCGAACGGCTGCGCGGCACTGCATACGGCTTGTATAACCTGGCATTCGGGATCACGGTCTTTCCGGCGTCGCTGCTGTTCGGATTGATCTGGTATGAATTTGGGGCGCCGTCAGCATTTCTGACAAGCGCCCTCATATCGTTCGCGGCCATCGGGCTGATCACTACCGTGAGGCCCGCTCACCGCCACTAA